One Camelina sativa cultivar DH55 unplaced genomic scaffold, Cs unpScaffold02352, whole genome shotgun sequence genomic region harbors:
- the LOC104774308 gene encoding protein EIN4-like, translated as IVLCGMTHLLNAWTYYGPHSFQLMLWLTIFKFLTALVSCATAITLLTLIPLLLKWKVRELYLKQNVLELNEEVGLMKKQKEMSVQVRMLTREIRKSLDKHMILRTTLVELSKILDLQNSAVWMPNENRTEMHLTHELRANPMRSFRVIPINDPDVVQVRETKVVTILRKNSVLAVESSGCGGSEEFGPVAAVRMPMLHGLNFKGGTPEFVDTPYAIMVLVLPSANSRVWTDKEIEIAEVVADQVAVAISHASVLEESQLMREKLGIQNRALLRAKQNAMMASQARNTCQKVMSHGMRRPMHTILGLLSMFQSESMSLDQKIIVDALMKTSTVLSALINDVIDISPKDNGKSALEVKRFQLHSLIREAACVAKCLSVYKGYGFEMDVQTRLPNLVVGDEKRTFQLVMYMLGYILDMTDGGKTVTFRVISEGTGSSQDKSKRETGMWKSHMSDDSLGVK; from the coding sequence ATCGTCCTCTGTGGGATGACTCATTTGCTTAACGCTTGGACGTACTACGGACCGCATTCTTTCCAGCTTATGTTATGGCTCACCATCTTCAAATTCCTCACGGCGCTTGTCTCGTGCGCAACGGCCATCACGCTCTTGACTTTGATCCCGTTGTTGTTGAAATGGAAAGTGAGAGAGCTTTACTTGAAGCAGAATGTGTTGGAACTTAACGAAGAGGTTGGACTGATGAAGAAACAGAAGGAAATGAGTGTGCAGGTGAGGATGCTGACTCGTGAAATCAGGAAATCGCTAGATAAGCATATGATCCTGCGGACTACTCTCGTCGAGCTATCCAAGATTCTTGATTTACAGAACTCTGCTGTTTGGATGCCTAACGAGAACAGAACCGAGATGCATTTGACTCATGAGCTTAGGGCGAATCCGATGAGGAGTTTTAGGGTGATCCCGATCAATGATCCTGATGTTGTTCAGGTTAGGGAGACTAAAGTTGTGACCATTCTGAGGAAAAACTCTGTTCTTGCTGTTGAGAGTAGTGGTTGTGGAGGTTCGGAAGAGTTTGGTCCAGTTGCTGCAGTTCGTATGCCAATGCTTCACGGATTGAATTTCAAAGGAGGAACTCCCGAGTTTGTGGATACTCCTTATGCTATAATGGTTTTAGTACTTCCGAGTGCGAATTCACGGGTTTGGACTGATAAAGAGATCGAAATAGCGGAAGTTGTTGCTGATCAGGTAGCGGTTGCTATCTCTCATGCATCGGTTCTTGAAGAATCACAGTTAATGAGAGAAAAACTTGGTATTCAAAACCGAGCTTTGCTTCGAGCTAAACAGAACGCGATGATGGCTAGTCAAGCAAGGAACACTTGCCAGAAAGTGATGAGTCATGGAATGAGGAGACCAATGCACACTATCCTCGGTCTCCTCTCGATGTTTCAGTCAGAAAGTATGAGTCTTGACCAGAAGATCATTGTTGATGCGCTCATGAAAACAAGCACTGTTCTCTCGGCTCTTATCAATGACGTGATTGACATCTCGCCTAAAGATAACGGGAAATCTGCATTAGAGGTAAAACGGTTTCAGCTACATTCTTTGATAAGAGAAGCCGCTTGCGTCGCGAAATGCTTGAGCGTTTACAAAGGCTACGGTTTTGAGATGGATGTTCAAACGCGTTTGCCTAATTTAGTTGTGGGAGATGAGAAGAGAACATTTCAGCTTGTGATGTACATGCTTGGTTATATCTTGGATATGACTGATGGAGGCAAAACCGTTACATTCAGG